CCACTACATGGACGAAACCCATTTGCGTGAAGCTGACGGCGTCATTTTCAGCTTTGCGCGCGCGGCTTCCTTCATTCTGTTCGCCTACTTCATGCTCAAGGTCATCGACATGCTTGTGCAGGCGAACCTGCCCTATGTCTTCTCCGGCTATGGCGCATGGTGGCTCGTGGAAATACTGGGCTTCGTGCTGCTGCCCGCCCTGCTCTACGCCAAGGGCGCGCGTGATCGCAACGTGACCCTGTGCCGCATTGCCTCGGTCAACGCGGTGCTCGGCATTGTCATGAACCGTTTCAACGTGTCCATGATCGCCTTCAACTACAATCTGCCCTCAGCGGAACGCTACTTCCCCAGCATCTGGGAATTCTGCATTTCCATCTTTGTGGTGACGATGATTGTTACCGTGTACCGCTTTATCGTCTACCACATGCCGGTGCTGTACGAACACCCCGACTTCAGGGATGAGCACTAGTAGTCAATCCGAAAGAGGAGAATACTATGGAATTCCATACTTTTTACGATTACTTCCTCTATACGAAGAACTGGGCCTACGTCATGATGTTCGTGGTGCTGCCCCTCTATGTAGTATACTGGAACTTTGTGCTGTTTCCCCGCAAAAAGGGACGTAACGGCGATTCCAAAGGGCACTAGGCCTTAACAGGGTCTGAATCTGCCTGAAATTCGCAGGGGGCGGCGTTGCAAACGCCGTCCCCTGTCATTTGGCAAGGCTTTTGCCCCCTGCGGCGCAGGCGCGGTTTTTTTTGACGCCCGGCATTTCGCTGCGTTTGCCTTTTGCTGGTCCTGGCTCGTGCCAGAACATCCAGCCCTTGAAAAAGGGACGTGCTCCGGCGCCGCAGCGGCCATGCCGAAAACCTTTGAATATGCCCGGCTTCGCGGGGAGCCCGCCCTCACGGGCAGCGGCACATTGAGAACAATTGCGGAGCGCATTGCGCCTTGCGAAGGCTTGCGCTATAGTTGACTGCGTAGAGTGGCTTCGGCGCGTTTGCCATAACGCATTTATGCAGCCATGAGCGGGGGGTTGACGTGCGAAGATTTTATCAAGAAAGCTGGCAAGGAATTCCATTCACATCCTTTTCGCATATCTCCTTTTTCCATTTGGCGGAGCCCAAGTTTTACGCCGTATTTTATGAAGAGCTCTTTCGCCGGTTCAAGGATTGGGACGATTTGCCTGCCGTCTGGCGCACCAACAAGCGCAAGGACGCCCGCTGGCTTATCGGTCAGTTGCGCGACCAGCTCGCCAGGGAAACCCAGCCGCGCACCGAGCCTGTGCGCGTGCTTTCCATCGGCAGTGGCGTCGGCTATATGGAAAAAATCCTTCTTGAAGAGCTGCCCGACCTGGAGCTGCACGTCAACGAGCCCAGCACCGTGGGCATGAAGTGGCTGCGACAGCACATTCCCAACGAGCGCATCTATATCGGCCTGCCTCCGGCTTGTCTGCCGCCGGACGTTCACTATGACATGATATATTTGTCCACAGTGGACTACGGCATCCCCACGAACGAGTTCACCCACCTGCTTCAGGAACTGCGCGCGCAGCTTACGCCCGGCGGTGAAATCATTCTGCTCTCCGCCTCACTGCTGGAAGAGGATTCCTTTATCGGGAGCTTTGTCAACGCCATCAAGATTTTCATACGCGGCATTCTGCATTACCTTGGCATACGGCGTCAGCAGTTCTGGGGCTGGCGGCGCACGCGCGATGAATACCGCCAGATATTCAAGCAGGCCGGGATGACGGAAGTGAAGGACGGCTGGCTGCAGGACGGCTTTGAAACGTACTGGATTCGCGGGCGTTAGAGCATTTTAACTTTGAAAAAGTGTAAATGCTCTAACGCTGCACTTTCGTGCAGCGCGCCACAACGTGGCGTGGATTCAGCCGAGCTTTAGCCGTTGCGACGAAGGAAGCTACGGATGCTTAAAGCGTTGTGACGCAGGAAACTACGCTTGAAGACAGCATGAGTAACTATACGTCTTGTTCTGTGTAATCGCTGTCGCCATTCGTAAGGCTCGTAGACTCGCCAACGACTGCCGCAAAGACAGCAATTGGTTAATAGAGCGACCAGCCTGCTGATGGTTGTCGCAAATCGCATTTTTCGGCTGAATGAAAACTTTGAAATGAGAAGCATTTCAAAGTTGATCTGTTCTAGAGCAATTTCACTTTGAAATGTTTTGAGGATTGAAAACGCACAAGTCCGCGCGGTTATCGCGCGGACTTGTGCGTTTTCATGTACCTTTGCGGCATGCGCAGAGGTGTTCTTTCATTTTGATGCGAAGCGGCTCAGCCCCACACGGCTCAAACCAACTATCAGCAAGGCCGTGGCGAGCGTGCCAGAGGATCGACCGGACTATTCAGGATTGGCTTCGCGCACAAAAGCATTGTACGACTGACGGCTGCCCACGGCGGCATTATTGAGATCCTCCCGCACGGGATTGTAAAAGCCCTCGTCCAGTCCTTTGACAAGTGCGTCTTTGAACCCGGCGGCCTGCTTGAGAAACTCGCGGTAGGAGCGCTCCACATCCGGCGAGGCGGGAAAGGGCGGACGCCCGGCATCGGCAAGGCTGGCGTCAAGCTTGGTCACCACCTGCTTGAGAGCCTCGCGGTCGGGTTTTTGCGCCATGAGCAGACCGGCCGTCCGTGAAAACAGCCCGAACACCTTTCGGGCTTCCAGTATCTGCCTTTTGAGCGGATGCCCATAGAGCAACACTTCTTCCACAGATGCGGCCCTGGCCTCCACCGTGCCCATGTAGCCGCTGCGGGCAGCGGAAAAGCGCTCGTAGTTCTTCTCGATGCTGGCTGCCAGAGCTTTGCCCTTGACGCCGTCGTCACGAATGCTCTGGTCCTTCACATAGCGTTCAAGTGAACGGTAGTCGGCACGCATGCTGTCGAGGCTCTGGCGCATGTCTTCCACCCACTGCGCCATGGCGCGGGACTCGTCTTCGCTGAACATCCCCTGCGGGGCCGCAAGACGCGCGGCCAAAGGCTTGCCGTCGCCGCCATCCGGGCGCGGGGCCAGCATCCATTCATGCAGGTAGTAGCGCACGTTGCCCATCATCACATCGGCCTGGCTATAGTACGGGTTGGCAAGGGTGCTGGCCGCCGCATTATAAAAAGCCACCAGGGCGTCGGCCGCATCAACCTGCTCCTTTGTGGGCGGCGGCCCCAGCTCCTTGGGCGCGTTGCCAGCATCCTCCACGACGCTGGCCTCTGCGGCGGGAGCGGGCTGCGCCTGCTCCGTTTTTGCGGAAGACGCGGGGGCCTCTTCCTTGCTGCCGGAATCGCAGGCAGCCAGACACAGCACTCCAAGGCATGCAAGCCAGATGTATAGTTTTTTCATCATAGTGTGTTTCGTCCCGGACGCCCCCACCCATGTGGCGATGAGGCCCGGTCATTGTTGTGTGCTGTTGGAATTAAAGAGCTTCCTGGAAACGCGCAGTTATTTCATTTGGCAAGGCGCCATCTTTTTTTCAAGCAGGAGTGGACTCTTCCGTGTCCTCGACTGTTTCAAAAAAAGTGAAGCAACGCCGCCAAACGGAATACATCAGCGTTTCCTTAACGCGCCGCGTGGGCCTTTATCCAGTCATTGAGCCCGGTAAGATCCGGCCCCCAGGGATAGAGAGATTCCGAGGCCGGTTTGATGTCCGGGCCCACGCCGTAAAAGAGCGTGCCCACTTCTTGCGCCGCGTCGTGATCCGTGGGGGCGTCCCCCACCATAAGAACGTCCTCCGGGGACATGGGCAGCGAGGCCACAATCTGGCCCAGCAGCTTGGCCTTGGCCGGAGGCGAGCCGTGAATGGACACGAAATACTGGTCCAGATTACGCTCGCGCAGCACCGCCTGCACCTCCTCATGGGGCGCGCCGGAGCACACATAGAGGGGCAATTTCCCCTTCCAGGCGTCCAGAACTTCCTGAATGCCGGGGATGAGCGGACAACGGCGGACCTCGTCAAGAGCGTATTCCGCAAACAGGCGGCCCAGCCGTTCGGACTCTTCTTCCGAAATTTCGCGGCCCAGCACCTCGTTGTAAAACCACTGGAACTTCTTGTAACGGCTCACACCGCCATGCCGCGTGTGGTACATCACAAAACGGTCCTGGGCTTCCTGCCCGTGGGGCGCGGCAATACGCGCGAAGGCCCGTGTTTTCACGGGCACGCTGTCCAGTATGACGCCGTCGCAGTCAAAAACAATGCATTGCAATGCCATAACTATCCTTTTGCGGCCTGGGTTGCCGATCCGCCAACGCTTGCGTCGTTACTGCCACGCATGCCGATGACCTTGGCGGGCACGCCGCCGACAATGGCAAAGGGAGCCACGTTACGAGTGACAACCGCCCCCGCGCCCACCACCGCGCCGCGCCCAATGCGCACGTCTGGCGTAATGACGCAGTTGGCCCCGATCCACACGTCTTCTTCAATAACAATCACGCCGGGCACATGCCCCTGGTGCATGATGGGCACGTCCTGCCGGGCTATGCAGTGGTTGGCCGCCCGTATGACCGTGCCCGGCCCCACGGCCGTATGGCTGCCTATTTCAATGCGTCCGGCGTCGGCCCCCACATGCACATAGGGGGAAAGGGCCACGCTGTCGTGCAGCACAAGCGTGCCGTCCGTGGCGGTGATAAAGCAGCCGCGCCCCAGACGCACATTGTCGCCAAGCGTCATGCCCCTGCACCCCGCAAGACTCAGCCCAGTGCCGAAGCGCACCGAGCCGCAGCGGGCAAACATCCAGCGCCAGCCAGCCAGACGCAGGGCCAGGCCCACCGGAGTGGGGATCCAGCCCAGCAGCGCCACCCACAATTCTTCCAGGGCGGCCCCAAGCCGACGACGCCAGCCCGGCGCGCCATGGGCAGGCGCCGGCGTGCTCCCGCCAGGCCCTGCCTGCGCGGCTGGTTTTGCCGAAGAAAGAGGGCCGGAAGAAAGAGGAGCGGAAGGCGCAGCCGACCCTGTGGCCGACGACGCCTCCTCCGCACCCTGTCCCATGCCTGATTTTTCAGACACGGCCATTTACTTGCTGTATGCCTTCATAAGATCGTCACCTTCCATCAGACGCGCCACGCGGGCCAGATCTTCGGGCGTGTCCACGCTCCAGCTGCGGCATTCGGTGGGGACCATACGCACTTTTTCCCCGTATTCGAGGATGCGCATCATGTCCACGGATTCATAGATTTCCAGGGGGCTTTCTTTCATCTCATTGAAGCGCAGCAGATAGTCGCGGCGGAAGGGAATGATGCAGACCTGCTTGCGCATGGGCACTTTGTCCGACCCCTTTTTGCGCGAGGGGATGGGTTCGCGCGAAAAATACAGGGCGTCGTTAAAGCGGTCCACCACCACCTTGACTTCATTGGGATCTTCAAATTCCTCAAGGGTGTCCATATCGGCCATGAGGTTGGTGACGTTGATGCTGGGATCTGCGAGCATGGGGGCAATGGCGGCGTCGATCATTTCCGGGCGCACCATGGGTTCGTCGCCCTGCACCATCACCACGATATCGGCCTTTTTGCCCGTGGCGGCCTCAATCTTGAGCAGGGCTTCGGCCGTGCGTGTCGAGCAGCGCACGTGATGATCGCCGGTCATGACGCAGTCCAGGCCCGCACCCTTGCAGTAATTTTCAATGATATCATCGCAGGTGGCCACATAGGTGGCGGAAAGGGTTTTGCTCATGGCCGTACGAAAGGCCACATGCCCGACCATGGGCACGTTGTGGATGAGGGCCAGGGGCTTGCCGGGATAACGGCTGGACCCCATACGCGCGGGAATGATGGCAATGATGTTCATGCAACGGCTCCTTGTGTCCGTATAAAATTTTCAGATCCGGGCTCCGGTTCCGAAATCCGGCGGGCAGGCGTTGAGCGCCCGACAACAGCGGATTCCCGCGAACCTCAATTCTTTGCCAGAAGCGTTTCTTGCGGCGTCGGCAGCGCAGACACGCTGCTGACAAGACCGCCGCACGCGGGCTGTTCTGGATGACAACTTGAAATGCAACGCCTCTCAGCGGCACTCCGGCCTAGTCGTCGGTTGCCACGAGATAGCCGCCCTCGGCGGACAATTCGGGATGGATTTCCTTATGTTCTTCTTCCATCACGCGCAGCACGCCCTGGCCCAGATCCACGGTCAGCGGCGGCACAAGCTTGCGCCCCACCTTGGGCATGAAGGCGTAGGGGGTCACCTGGTAGTGGCCGCTGTTGGGGTCGTTCTGGTAATTGATGACCAGTTCCTTGCCCAGCATTTCGCCTATCATCTTGAAGAGGTCGCTGACCCGCATGGGCTGGTTGCCGGAGATGATGATGTTCTGGTTTTCAAACTCCGGGGCGAGCACGGCCAAGGTGGCGGTACTGGCGTCATCCACATGCACGTATTCACGCAGGGCCGTGGGCGCGCCGTAGTAGGTGATGCCGCCCGTGGTAAGCGCTTCGTAAACAAAGCGGTTGATGGCGTTGCGCCTGTCAGACCGGGGACCGTACAGCGAACCGTACCGCAAAATGGTGTACGGCAGGTTGTGCATGGCCTGGTAGTTTTCAATATACAGTTCGCAGGACTGCTTGCTGCAACGGTAAAAACCGCCGGACTTGCCGTACACGTAAAGTGAACTGGCGAAGACGTAGCGCTTGACGGCCGCCTTGCGGCAGGCTTCAAGAACCATGACGTTGCCGACCACGTTGATGCGCGCCGTGTCCACCGGGCGGTTATTGGCCTCGCCAATATCCGCGATGCCCGCGTAGTTGAACACCATGTCAGCGCCGTCCACGGCTTTGCGCACGGTTTCCTCTTCAAGGATGTTGCCCGTGAGCATGGTCTGGTCGGGTCGCAGCCAGGGCGAGGGGTGCAGGTCCACAATGGTGACGTTATGTCCGGCCTCGGAAAGCTTGTCGCAAATATGCGAACCCAGGAATCCGGAACCGCCAAAAACAGTTATTTTCACAATGATTCTCCCTGGAGAATTTTCTTGTCAAACGCGCGTCCGCAGTGCCGCGACGCATGGGGGACAAACCGGCCCTGTGACGGGCCTGCTGACGCCTTTAACCGGCGGCAGAGCTATTTAGGGCGTTCAGCCGCGCCCCAAAGAAAGACGGAATCTATGCCATAGGCGATAAAACGGCTGCCCGCCGCCACCTGACGCGCCAGCTCCGCCGGGTCAGGCTGCACGATATGCAGGCCCATGCGGGCCTTGTGCCGCGCGCAGGCGTCCACGATGCGCGCCATGGCCGCCTTGAAGACCGGATGGTCGAACTGCCCCGTAAGGCCCATGGAGCCTGAAAGGTCGTACGGCCCGACCATGATGGCGTCCAGACGCGGGTGCGTCAGTATGGCGTCCAGATTTTCCACGGCGTGGATATGCTCTATCTGCGCCACAAGAAAGAGCTCCGGAGCGCGACGGGCGCGGTAGTCGTCAAAGTTTTTGCCAAACACGTTGGCCCGGCAAAAGCCTACGCCCCTGTATTCCTGCGCGGTCTCGCCCTTGGCCCGCCACGTGTCCTGACCGGGATACACGGCCCAGTCAATGGCGCGGTCAAGCTGCTCGCGGCTTTCTATCATGGGAAAGATCAGTCCCTGGGCTCCAGCCTCAAGGGCGGACTTTATCTGGGTTTTGCTGGCTTCGGGCAGGCGGGCGAAGGGGGCTGCGCCGCCGCATTCGATGGCCCGGAAAATGTCCGGCAGCCCGGTGCGCCCAAAGGAGCCATGCTCCATATCCACGGCGACCCAGTCATATCCGGCGCGGGCCATAAGCTCGGCCACGTCCGTGGAGGGCAGTTGCAGCCATGTGCCTACCGTGGCTTTGTCCGCTGCCAGAAGCTTGCGTATGTCATGTACGGTCATATCAAGCGGCATACCGCCGCAGGGTTGAGGTTACATATAAAGAATCACTATACGCCCAGGCGCGACAGCACGCAATACGGCCCAGAGCGGCATGCCCGCAACAGGTGTTTGCATGCGTGCCGTGAAGATGTATGTTTGTCGGGTAGATTCTCTCCTTCCGTCCGCTCACGTCCCTTGCCCTTCCAAGGAGGATACGATGCCCCTCGACGCAAATATATATACGGAAATTACGTCTCTTGACGCTGCCCTCGACACGCTGTTCAAAACTCTGGATGCGGCGCGGGAGTCCAGCGGGCAGGATCGGCTGCCACAGGCCATGACCCGCCCCACGGCTCAGGCCGAAGGCAGCGTGCTGTGCGCGCCCGTGGTCGCCGCCCTCCCCTTTCCGCCCTTTGCTCTCGCCGCGGCCAGCGGCTACGCCCTCAAGGCCGCCGACACGTATGCGGCAACCGGCGAGGCTCCGGCCACGCTCCAGCAAGGCAAAACCTGCTTTGCCATAAGCTCCGGCGACGCCCTGCCCCCATCCTGCGACGCCATTGCCCTGTCAGCCCATGCCGCTGTGGACGGCAAGGACGGGGTCAGCATCACGGCTCCCATGCTGCCGTGGCTGCACGTTCGGCGCATTGGTTCGGACATTGCCGCAGGAGAAGCCCTTTTTTGCCGCAACCATATTCTCCGGCCCAGCGACATTGGCGCGCTTCTGGCGGCGGGTGTGGACGAGGTGCAGGTGTGGGACAGGCTTGAGGTCTTTCTGGCCACTGTGGGCGGCAACTTTCGCCCGGCAGCGGGGGCTGCTGACGGGGCTGCTCCTGCCACGGGCGCAGCAGCGGGGCCAGCCACGGGCACAGGCACGGACGCCGCAGATGGCACGCCTGGCGCAGCAAGCGGCACCGCAAGTGCCCCAACGCCCGGCACAGCAAGTAGCACAGCGACGGACGCGGCGGGCTCAGCAACGGACACCCGCCTGGTGGACGGCATCACCCCATCCCTGGTGGCCCGGATACAAGCTCTGGATTGCCGCGCCCGCCTTGCCGCCCGCCTTGCCGCGCCCCTTGCCGCGATGGCAGAGGCCCTACGGGATTTTTTTCAAAAATCCCTGGCGGCTGGCGGACATGCGCTCTTGCTGTGCGTGGCCGATGAAGCCGCGCTGGCCGTTGTGCGTACCTTTCTGGAAGCCGATGGGCAGATTGTGTCGCCCAACGTGGGCCTGCTGCCCGGCGCACCGGCCATGACCGCCGTTTATGAAGGCAGGCCAGTGTTCTGCCTGCCCTCGAGCCCCGCCGGATCGCTGAGCGCCTTCTCGGCCCTGGTGTCTCCGACCCTTTTGCTGATGTCCCGTCGCCCCGCCGGGCACTGCCCAGGGACCCTGTCCGGCGGCATGAC
This DNA window, taken from Desulfovibrio sp. 86, encodes the following:
- a CDS encoding 3-deoxy-manno-octulosonate cytidylyltransferase, with the protein product MNIIAIIPARMGSSRYPGKPLALIHNVPMVGHVAFRTAMSKTLSATYVATCDDIIENYCKGAGLDCVMTGDHHVRCSTRTAEALLKIEAATGKKADIVVMVQGDEPMVRPEMIDAAIAPMLADPSINVTNLMADMDTLEEFEDPNEVKVVVDRFNDALYFSREPIPSRKKGSDKVPMRKQVCIIPFRRDYLLRFNEMKESPLEIYESVDMMRILEYGEKVRMVPTECRSWSVDTPEDLARVARLMEGDDLMKAYSK
- a CDS encoding methyltransferase domain-containing protein → MPAVWRTNKRKDARWLIGQLRDQLARETQPRTEPVRVLSIGSGVGYMEKILLEELPDLELHVNEPSTVGMKWLRQHIPNERIYIGLPPACLPPDVHYDMIYLSTVDYGIPTNEFTHLLQELRAQLTPGGEIILLSASLLEEDSFIGSFVNAIKIFIRGILHYLGIRRQQFWGWRRTRDEYRQIFKQAGMTEVKDGWLQDGFETYWIRGR
- a CDS encoding HpcH/HpaI aldolase family protein: MTVHDIRKLLAADKATVGTWLQLPSTDVAELMARAGYDWVAVDMEHGSFGRTGLPDIFRAIECGGAAPFARLPEASKTQIKSALEAGAQGLIFPMIESREQLDRAIDWAVYPGQDTWRAKGETAQEYRGVGFCRANVFGKNFDDYRARRAPELFLVAQIEHIHAVENLDAILTHPRLDAIMVGPYDLSGSMGLTGQFDHPVFKAAMARIVDACARHKARMGLHIVQPDPAELARQVAAGSRFIAYGIDSVFLWGAAERPK
- the hmcD gene encoding sulfate respiration complex protein HmcD — translated: MEFHTFYDYFLYTKNWAYVMMFVVLPLYVVYWNFVLFPRKKGRNGDSKGH
- a CDS encoding substrate-binding domain-containing protein is translated as MPLDANIYTEITSLDAALDTLFKTLDAARESSGQDRLPQAMTRPTAQAEGSVLCAPVVAALPFPPFALAAASGYALKAADTYAATGEAPATLQQGKTCFAISSGDALPPSCDAIALSAHAAVDGKDGVSITAPMLPWLHVRRIGSDIAAGEALFCRNHILRPSDIGALLAAGVDEVQVWDRLEVFLATVGGNFRPAAGAADGAAPATGAAAGPATGTGTDAADGTPGAASGTASAPTPGTASSTATDAAGSATDTRLVDGITPSLVARIQALDCRARLAARLAAPLAAMAEALRDFFQKSLAAGGHALLLCVADEAALAVVRTFLEADGQIVSPNVGLLPGAPAMTAVYEGRPVFCLPSSPAGSLSAFSALVSPTLLLMSRRPAGHCPGTLSGGMTETGGLMAELASSLPAYPGLDVFSPLALARVGEKTVALPLRLGEGYKTTVRTQGFAHITANGKGAPLGSSIRAHPLRPVETLYSTLFCAGGSDLILDLMADALLRQPHPVHMISVGADAADALEALKNNHCHAAVLHMADDDKGEFNFGFVQRHWPQGKVIFVNLAIRQVGLVVPAGNPRGLKSIADIRDKKLRCVNRLAGSSTRLQFDALLRHAGLTPQDVSGYETEVESQLAVAAAVLTGKADCGPGVAAAANAVGLDFVPLGGERWDLVIPRAFLDDPRVISVQTLLQQAAFKKRIAALGGYETTLTGQKLELGVRLGA
- a CDS encoding acyltransferase; protein product: MAVSEKSGMGQGAEEASSATGSAAPSAPLSSGPLSSAKPAAQAGPGGSTPAPAHGAPGWRRRLGAALEELWVALLGWIPTPVGLALRLAGWRWMFARCGSVRFGTGLSLAGCRGMTLGDNVRLGRGCFITATDGTLVLHDSVALSPYVHVGADAGRIEIGSHTAVGPGTVIRAANHCIARQDVPIMHQGHVPGVIVIEEDVWIGANCVITPDVRIGRGAVVGAGAVVTRNVAPFAIVGGVPAKVIGMRGSNDASVGGSATQAAKG
- a CDS encoding NAD-dependent epimerase/dehydratase family protein, producing MKITVFGGSGFLGSHICDKLSEAGHNVTIVDLHPSPWLRPDQTMLTGNILEEETVRKAVDGADMVFNYAGIADIGEANNRPVDTARINVVGNVMVLEACRKAAVKRYVFASSLYVYGKSGGFYRCSKQSCELYIENYQAMHNLPYTILRYGSLYGPRSDRRNAINRFVYEALTTGGITYYGAPTALREYVHVDDASTATLAVLAPEFENQNIIISGNQPMRVSDLFKMIGEMLGKELVINYQNDPNSGHYQVTPYAFMPKVGRKLVPPLTVDLGQGVLRVMEEEHKEIHPELSAEGGYLVATDD
- a CDS encoding HAD family hydrolase, which translates into the protein MALQCIVFDCDGVILDSVPVKTRAFARIAAPHGQEAQDRFVMYHTRHGGVSRYKKFQWFYNEVLGREISEEESERLGRLFAEYALDEVRRCPLIPGIQEVLDAWKGKLPLYVCSGAPHEEVQAVLRERNLDQYFVSIHGSPPAKAKLLGQIVASLPMSPEDVLMVGDAPTDHDAAQEVGTLFYGVGPDIKPASESLYPWGPDLTGLNDWIKAHAAR